The Candidatus Manganitrophaceae bacterium region CAAAAAGTAATTTTTTTGGGTCAGCATATAGAACTGATCTAGATTTAGAGTATATCTACAACGAGGACAAAGGAGGTTCAAATGGGTCGATTATTGGGTCTTGGAGAGAAATTCCCGGAGTTCTCGCTTCCAGCGGTGACCTCCATCGAGCAGGGAAAAGAATTTACAACCGTCGATTCCAGGGCGGTCGAGGGAAAGTGGTCGGTCTTCTTCTTCTGGCCGTTTGACTTTACCTTCGTTTGCCCGACGGAGATTGCGGAGTTCAATAGAGACTTAAAGAAATTCCAAGAAAGGGAGACAGGGGTTTACGGCGCCAGCACCGACAGCCATTATGTGCATCTTGCTTGGCGGCGGTCCCATCCCGATTTAAAAGAGCTCAAATTTCCCATGTTGGCCGACTATAAGAAAACGCTGAGCGATGCGCTCGGAATTCTTCATCCTGAAGAAAAAGTGCCTTATCGCGCGACCTACATCGTTGATCCCGAAGGGATCATCCGATGGGTGAGCGTCTACGACCTCAGTGTCGGACGGAATACCGAGGAGGTTCTTCGGACGCTGGATGCGCTACAGACCGGCGCGATGACCCCCTGCAACTGGGAGCGGGGGAAAGCGACCCTTTCCTAGGCTTCACTTCGGGGAGATCAAGCCGCCCTGATTTGGCTTGATCTCCCCGCTTTTTCATACCGTTTTCGTTTTCGGATAGACTTTTTCGGCGATGCTCTTTCTCGTTCCTCCGGATCGCCCCTCCTCTAAATACGGCCGATCTGCACCGGCTTCGCCCGCCCTCCGCTTCTCCTCCGAGCGCTCCGGCGCCTTCACCGCGGTTAAAACCCAAGCCCAAATAAAATTGACGAAGGTCAGGACAATCAATATCGGAAGTCCATATTCTAAAAAGCCCTCATACATTTTTGCCCCTCCTACTGTTTATTCTGGCCCTCTTCCGGGCTATTCACCGGAGTGGATCGGAAGAAGGAATCAAGACCGGCCAGAATCATCATCGCAGGTTCAAGGCACATTCCGCCTAAATCCCTATTAATTCTCTGTTAAATCCTTCCTTAGCCGGCATTTGCCTTTGATCCGCAACAGGGGAAATGCCGCCTATTCCGGGTCGGATCTTCTGACGGCAGGAGAGCACAATTTAAAGCCAGCCTCATAAGTGAACCGTTTATCTTCCCTCATTAGACAGTGAGGTATATCACTTCACGGTTTTTTGGATTGACTTTAAAGAACGTGAAACATTATCCTTTTATTAATAATCGGAGTTTTGATTGGTCAGATTGGCTTATGGGATATCCACTAGCCGGCCTGTCTTGCCAAGGATGGCTTGAAAAAACAGGAAGAGATACAGCAAACGAGTAGAGAGATGGAACTCTCGCACACACTGGGAAAGATCTGGTTTATGGGGGGGTTCTTGATGAGGCAAGTGCTGGTGGTCCTGTTCCTGTTTGTATTCGCCGGCTGCGGAAGCGGCAAAGGGGGGGATGAAATCACAAAAGAGGGGCCTCAAACACCTTCCCAACCGACATCCCCTTCTACCCCGACACAGCCCCCTTCATCGACTGCGCCCGGTTCATCGGAGCCTCCGACAGACTCGACG contains the following coding sequences:
- a CDS encoding peroxiredoxin, producing the protein MGRLLGLGEKFPEFSLPAVTSIEQGKEFTTVDSRAVEGKWSVFFFWPFDFTFVCPTEIAEFNRDLKKFQERETGVYGASTDSHYVHLAWRRSHPDLKELKFPMLADYKKTLSDALGILHPEEKVPYRATYIVDPEGIIRWVSVYDLSVGRNTEEVLRTLDALQTGAMTPCNWERGKATLS